AATTCGGCAGAAAGCGCAGCGAGGTAATGAGATCGTAGAACTGCGCCTCGTACTCTGCGACGGTGCGATCGGCCGCGGCCGCTTCGACGTACGCCGCCTCGGCGAGCGCGATCGTATGGGCGACGCGCCGGAATAGCTGCTCCGGGGTTTCGACAAGCGCCCCGCGCTCGTCCTTCGCAAGATAACGCCGCTCAAGAACGACACGCGCGTTGTCTGAGAGCGCGACCTTCGCGTGTGCCGCGCGGGTTGGCGACTTGCGCGCCGGCGGCGGGCCACCGGCGACCGCGCCCTTCCGTGCGCGCGCGACGCTCTTGCCCGCGCGCGCCTTGCGCGAACCGGCGGTACTCAGCCAGGCCGGCGGTTTCGGACGGTCTGCCTTCGCCACGCGAAGCATTATACCAGAACGTCTGTGCGAAAGTGAGAGGTTCGTCAGGCACCAGGCGCGGGTAACACCGGACAACGTCCGCCGTTTACGTCGTTAGGGTAAGAGGCACTGCTTGCCAGGCACCGCCACCTCCCCCGGTTCCCCCTGATAGGGGCCGTCAAGACGCTTGATGACGGCTCAAGAACGGAGACGCCGTCGAGGTCCCCACTTCGGCGGCGTCCTCTTGTGCCGTGATGACCGTAAGCACGAGATGCGGCAGAATCGCCACGATTCACGTTTACCTGAGCGAGGGAGAATCCTGCATGATCGCGGTCGTCGCGAAACTCACGGTGCAAGAAGGCAAGGAAGACGAATTCAAGGCTGCCGGCGCGGAGATGGTGGCCGCCGTGAAAACCAACGAGGCCGGGCGCACCCTCCAGTACAGCCTGACACAGTCACAAAAGGCGCCGACGGAGTTCTATTTCATCGAATCGTACGCGGATGATGCGGCGATGGCCGACCACGGCAAGACGCCCCACATGGCCGCGTTCGGTGGCAAGATTGGCGGCATGCTGGCGGGGCGGCCGGAAATCACGCGGTTGGACATCGTCGCGACGGTGGATTAAGTTGGCTGCCCGCCGACAACCTGCATCGGCAGGACGCTCTCACTTCCGGTCGAAGACCGCGGAGTACGCGCTGTACAGGTGCGCCAGACCGTGCAGCACGACCATCCGCATCATGAGGTCGCTAACGGGCACGTCGACGTAACCCCGGAATGATGCTGTCTTCGCCAGCGTGTCATCGGGTGCCGCGCGGACGAACTCGATCACCTTCGTGTAGGCGTCCGCGATCTCGTCGGCGAGTTCAGCGACAGACTTGTCCTTGCGCTGGCCAACCATCGCTGCGTTGAGCGCGTCTATGTCGACGCTGGCGCCGGCGTCTGAGCCTGCGGGCGCATTGGTCATTCCCTGCACCATCGGCGCGACGAGTCCGCCTACCGACGCGACGTGTGCGAGCACTTCGTTGTTCTTCCAGCCGCCCATGTCCTGCGTACGCGCCCAATCCTCGGGAGTGAGAGCCTTCGCAGCGCGCTGGCCTTCCTGGATGAGCAGTTCTACGCCACGGATAATTTCTTCTTTGGTCGCCACCCGATTGCCTCCTCAGACCTGACGGTACCTGCTGCACGCGGATTCTAGGCGAGTGCGCTGGCGCGCGGAAGTGCGAGTGCTCGTTGCTGGCAGATTCTGAGCCTTGATATGCTTTGGGCACGTTGGAACGGAAACATGCACAGTAACGTCCTGGTACTCAATCAAAACTATGAGCCGCTGAACGTCTGCAACGCGACGAGGGCCTTCAACCTCATCGACCGGGGCAAGGCTGAAATCCTCGAGCACGGCAGCGGGTATCTCCGGTCGCCCTCGATGCAATTCCCC
This is a stretch of genomic DNA from Dehalococcoidia bacterium. It encodes these proteins:
- a CDS encoding putative quinol monooxygenase codes for the protein MIAVVAKLTVQEGKEDEFKAAGAEMVAAVKTNEAGRTLQYSLTQSQKAPTEFYFIESYADDAAMADHGKTPHMAAFGGKIGGMLAGRPEITRLDIVATVD
- a CDS encoding maleylpyruvate isomerase N-terminal domain-containing protein, which codes for MATKEEIIRGVELLIQEGQRAAKALTPEDWARTQDMGGWKNNEVLAHVASVGGLVAPMVQGMTNAPAGSDAGASVDIDALNAAMVGQRKDKSVAELADEIADAYTKVIEFVRAAPDDTLAKTASFRGYVDVPVSDLMMRMVVLHGLAHLYSAYSAVFDRK